The following are encoded together in the Polyangiaceae bacterium genome:
- a CDS encoding SDR family NAD(P)-dependent oxidoreductase, producing MSRGGREDLGERVAVVTGGASGIGRALVAQLMRRRARVAVLDASREGCERLREHGVVACQVDVREPQQVHDAAARIAKEMGPVDLLFNNAGVAAIGPALSVPEADMRWVIDVNLLGAITVTQSFVPTMIGRRTRVAFTCS from the coding sequence ATGAGTCGAGGTGGGCGAGAAGATCTGGGCGAGCGAGTCGCAGTGGTTACGGGAGGTGCGTCGGGTATCGGGCGCGCGCTCGTCGCGCAGCTCATGCGCCGACGCGCCCGCGTTGCCGTATTGGATGCGAGTCGTGAGGGCTGCGAGCGACTCAGGGAGCACGGGGTCGTGGCGTGTCAGGTCGATGTGCGCGAGCCGCAGCAGGTGCACGACGCCGCGGCGAGGATCGCCAAGGAAATGGGCCCTGTAGACCTGCTGTTCAACAACGCGGGGGTCGCGGCGATCGGGCCAGCGTTGAGCGTTCCAGAGGCGGACATGCGCTGGGTTATCGACGTGAACTTGCTCGGCGCGATAACGGTGACCCAGAGCTTCGTGCCGACGATGATTGGTCGACGCACCCGTGTCGCCTTCACCTGTTCGC